A stretch of DNA from Bradyrhizobium algeriense:
AGCCGGCGGACATGGACGCGATCATGGCGATCGCGCGCAAGCACAAGCTCTGGGTGATCGAGGATTGCGCGCAGGCGCATCTGGCCCGCTATAAAGGCCAGCAGGTCGGCACCTTCGGCGCAGCCGCGACCTATTCGTTCTATCCCGGCAAGAATCTCGGCGCGATGGGCGATGCGGGTGCCGTCGTGACCAGCAATGACGCACTGGCCGAACACATGACCATGCTGGCGCGGCACGGCGGGCTGGTGAAGCACCAGCATCATATCGAAGGCATCAACAGCCGGCTCGATGGCATGCAGGCGGCGATCCTGTCGGCCAAACTGCCGCATCTGGCCCAGTGGACCAAGGCGCGCCAGGACGCCGCCAAGATCTACGACGCCGGCCTCAACCAGATAGAGGACGTGGTCGTGCCAGAGGTCGCGCCCGATCGCACCCACGTCTATCACCTATACACGATCAGGCACCCGCGCCGCGACGCGCTGGTCGCGCACCTGAACGCCAACGGCGTGCAGACCGCGATCAATTATCCGACGGGGCTTCCGTTCCTAGCTGCCTATGCGCGGTTCGGACATCGTCCCGAGCAGTTTCCAAATGCATTCGGCGATCAGGGTAGAATTTTGTCTTTGCCGATGTTCGCGGAGATCAGCCGCGAGCAGCAGGACGAGGTGATTGATCTCGTTCGCAGGTTTTAGGCGGCCGCTGGGCACCACTTGACTGCGCGTGTGGCTGATGCGCGATGCAATCATGCCGCGAAGTTAGTTGTGGCGCCTTGTCGCCGCAACCAAACCGGGGCAATGTGTAACCTTGTGCCGGTGGCGAGACACCCGTTCTCGACTGCACGAATACGGGTCTGGGTTGGAAGAACTACCACACATGATCGACTTCGAGCGTGGCCGCTTCTGGCCTCGCGCGCTGGCTCTATTGATTGATTTCGTTGTTGCGGCAGCGATTCTGCAGCTTATCGCGTTTGTTCTGTTTCCGTTGACCGGCGGGCGGGCGCAGTTCGTCAGCGGCGTTGCACCCAGCTGTAGTGCGGTCAATGCGATACCTAAAGGTCCATCGCTGCCCGCGGATTATGCCGTCGGTTGGATCACCGATTGCCGGTATGGTTTCTTCGGCATGACTTCGGCGCGCATTCTCACGGTCACAAGAATTCCGCAGAACGAAGCAACCGCGAGTGCAAGGACGAACATTGTCCGTCTGCTCGACGCAGAGGGCAAGCCTTTCAATGCCCCGACGCTTGACAGCCTGGTGCTACCTTTCCTGTTCGCCTTGCGCTTCTGGTTCGACCGCGGCCGCGGCACGCTCGGCCGGAGGATTTGTCGCGTGCGCCTGTCGGGCGTTATCGAAGCGCAGTCTCCGCTGCCGATCGGTGCGGCTGCCCGGCGTTACGCCGCGCAGGCGCTGCCGCTGGTGCCTCTGGTCATCTGGTCGCTGCTCCAGCGCGTTATGACGGGCGAGCAAGCGGTCGCTTCCCTGTCGGGATCGGCCCTTCTGGCAATGCCGGGGGCCAGTCTGCTGATGGCCGTGCCGATAGCTGTGTATGCAATTGTCTGTCGACGGGACGCCTGGTACGACCGTTGGGCGATGACCCGCGTGCTGCGCCTCGACAAGGACCGAACGCTGATACCGAGTCCCGCCAGCGCGCTACCGGCTGTGCGTGCTGAAGCCGCCCTCACACATCCGCCCGCACTACCGGAACCAAGGACGGGCAATTACTTCGTACGGCACTGGCGCGGCGAGCTTTCGTTGCCCGTTTCATATTGGGCGAACGGCGTCGTCCTTAGCGCAGTCATCGGCATGGCGAGCGGCGCGCTCGTGGTGGCGTTCACCATCTATGGCGAAGAGCAACCGGTCCCGTGGCTGATAGCGTTGCAAACAAGCTGTCTTGTCATTTCGCTGCTTGCGATATGGCAGGTGGTAGGGGTGTGGCGCGCGGCAACACGCTACAAGCGGAGTGGCCGGTCATTCTGGGGCGGCGCGGCGAAAGCCGCGGTTGCGCTTGCCGCGCTCCAGCTGGCCTATGGTTGGGTGTTCGTGGTTGGACCACAGATCGTCGACACTTATGAAATGGCTACCGGAGACGTCGCCTTCGGTCCGCACGAATTCAACCTGCTGGCCGATGGCCGGATGCTGGAGTTTTACGGCGGCATCACGTTCGGCCTTGCCAAGGAGTTCGAAAGTCTCCTCGACGAGAATAAGGGCGTGACGACGGTGAGGCTCGCTTCGGTTGGCGGCCGTATCCGGGAGGCGCAGAGGATGTCGGACATCGTGAAGAGGCGCGGGCTGGCGACGTATGTCGTGGAAGAGTGCCTTTCCGCCTGCACCGTAGTGTTCCTTGGCGGCAAGGAGCGCTTCCTGCTCGATGGGGCAAGTCTCGGTTTTCATCAGCCGAGCTTTCGCGGCATGACGGCCAGCGATCGAAAAATCGCGATCGCGGAGGAGGAGGCGCGCTTGCGGACCTTCGGTCTGAGCAGGAGTTTTGTCGAGCGCGTCAACAGCGCAAGCCCGGACGACATGTGGTATCCGGAACAGGACGAATTGGTGCGCGAGAAAGTGGTTACATGGATCGTGCCTACGCAGCCGTCGAACTCGACGGCGTCGACCTCATCGGTAGCAGATACTGTGCCGGTGGCACCGCGGGCGCCTTCCGTGTTCCCGACGCCAGGCGCCGCGTTGAGTGGCTCCGGGGCCGGCCCGGCGGTGATTCCGGTGGAATTGATCAAGCGACTGGCACCGCCAATGACTGCGCCGAAGGCTACACCGGAGCCGAAGGCTGAAACTGCAACGGCCGGCGAATCGAAATAAGCACGCGCTTTGGAGCGAGCTCTGAACGATGGCTCAGCGCTCGTCCGCGATCACCTTGCCGTCGTTCGGCAGTGATCCGGCGGCGACCAGTTCGACATTGCCGCCGAGTTTGGTCACTGCTCGCAGCGTCGCCGCGAGTTCGCTCTGCAGCATCGCACCAGCGGCCGCCGTCTCCGCCTTCAGCGTCATCAGATCGCTCTCGCCGGATCGCGTGACGACGAGGCGTAGCCGTCCGAGTTCGGGATGGCGCTTGCCGATCTCGGCGATCTGCTCGGGGCGTACGAACATGCCCTTGACCTTGGTGGTCTGGTCAGCGCGTCCCATCCAGCCCTTGATGCGCATGTTGGTGCGTCCGCACGGACTTGCGCCCGGCAGTGCCGCCGTGAGGTCCCCGAGCGCGAGCCGGATCCAGGGATGCTGCGGGTCGAGCGAAGTAACGACGATTTCGCCGACGTCGCCGGGCGCGACGGGATCGCCGGTGCCGGGACGCACGATTTCCATGATCAGGTCCTCGTTGACGACCATGCCCTCGCGCGCCGGCGTCTCGAAGGCGACCAGGCCGAGGTCGGCGGTGCCGAACGCCTGATAGGCGTCGATGCCGCGCGACTTCACTTCGTCCTGCAGCGATTTCGGAAATGCCGCGCCGGATACCAGCGCGCGCTTGATCGAGGAGACGTCGCGCCCGGCGCTGGCGGCAGCGTCGAGCAGGATCTTGAGGAAATCCGGCGTGCCGCTGTAGCCGACCGGGCGATAGGCCTCGATCAGTTCGAACTGCTGTTCGGTATTGCCGGGGCCGGCCGGGATCACCGCGCAGCCCAGCGCCCGCGCCGAGGCGTCGAAGATGAAGCCGCCGGGCGTCAGATGGTAGCTGAAGGTGTTGAGCACGACGTCGCCGGGCCGGAAGCCGGCCGCAAACAACGCTCGCGCGCCGCGCCAGGGGTCGGCGTGAACGGGCTCGGGCTCGAAGATCGGCCCGGGCGAGGTGAACAGCCGCCCGAACGATCCCAACGGCCCGGCCACGAAACCGCCGAAGGGGGGCGCGGCCTTGTGCAGGGCAGGGAGTTCCGATTTGCGCAACACCGGTAACTCAGCAAGCGCCGCGCGGCTGGTCACGCCGGCCGGATCGATGCCCTTCAGCCGGCCGGCATAGGCCGGCGCGGCCAGCGCCTTGCGCAGGATGTCCGGAAGCCGGGAAAACAGCTCCGCCTCGCGTTTCGCCGGCTCGCGCGTTTCGAGGGCGTCGTAATGATCCGTCATGACGAATTCCCCAGTTTAGGGTCGATTGCGTGCCGCCTCTGGCGTGCTATCAGACGGCTTCTACCGGTGTTGATGTTCCAGGGAACGCAATGGCTGAAAGAGATACCGCTGCGGCGGCAGATATGCTGGATTCGGCCGATATCGTCGCGAGGCTGAAGCTTCGCATGATCGACCATTGCCTGCCGCTGTGGTCGATCGAAGGCTGGGACGACGTAGCGGGCGGCTTTATCGATCGGCTCGATGTGGAAGGCCGCGCCGATGCCTCGGCACCGCGCCGGGTGTTCGTGCAGGCGCGCCAGATCTATTGCTACGCCAAGGCGGCACAAATGGGCTGGTATCCCGACGGCCGCGCGATCGCGCTGAAGGGGCTGGAGCACCTGCTGGCGAAGGCGAAAGCTCCCGATGGCAGACCGGGCTTTGTCCACACGCTGACGCCGGATGGTGCTGTGCTGGACCCGTTGCGCGATTCCTACGATCACGCCTTTGTCCTGCTCGCCCTTGCAACCGTCCATGGACTCGATCGCGATGCGCAGGTCCGCGCCGAGATCGACACGCTGTGCCATTTCGTCGAGACGCAGTTGCGCTCGCCGCACGGCGGGGTTCACGAAGGATTGCCGGTGTCGCTGCCGCGACGGCAGAACCCTCACATGCATCTGTTCGAAGCGATGATCGCGGCGTTCGACGCGACGCACGACATCGTGTTCCAGAACAGGGCCGGGAATTTCTTCAGCCTGTTTCTGGCCAACCTCTACGACAAGCAGCGGCAGGTGCTTGGCGAGTACTTTGAGGAAGACTTCTCGAAGATCGAGCCCGTCAGCGTCGAGCCCGGACACCAGGCGGAGTGGGCGTGGCTCTTGAAGGGCTTTGAACGCATCACCGGCTGCCCGACCGGCCGCTACCGCGGCGAACTGCTGGCGTCGGCGCTGCGCTATCGCGACGAGGCGACCGGTTGCCTGATCGACGAGGGCGACGCGGGCGGCAACATCAGGCGGCATACACGCCGGCTGTGGCCGCAGACCGAAATCGCCAAGGCGTGGATCGCGCAGGCTGAAGCGGGCGAGGCGGGAGCCGCCGACGAAGCGCGCGCGGCATTGGTGCGGCTCGAACGGCATTATCTGAGCCATCCCGTCGCGGGCGGCTGGTACGACCAATTCGATCGCGCCGGCAACTCGCTGGTCGCCACCATCCCTGCGTCTTCGTTCTATCATGTTCTTTGCGCAGTTGCGGAAGCAGAGCAGGTGATCGGCTAAATGATGAGTGGTGGCGGTCACAGCCACCGCTTTCGCCGCTTGAAGCTTTTCAGGTTCTTGAAGCTCTTGCGCTGGTCGCCGGCGCCGCCGAGGTAGAATTCCTTGACGTCCTCGTTGTCGCGCAATTCGTCGGCGGTGCCGTCGAGCACCACCTTGCCCTGTTCCATGATGTAGCCGTGGCTCGCGACCGAAAGCGCCGCGCGCGCATTCTGCTCCACCAGAAGGATGGTGACGCCGAGGTCGCGGTTGATTGCCTTGATGATCCCAAAAACTTCCTTGACCAGGAGCGGGGACAGGCCCATCGACGGCTCGTCCATCAGGATCATCTTGGGCCGCGCCATCAGCGCGCGGCCGATCGCCAGCATTTGCTGCTCGCCGCCGGAGAGATAGCCGGCAAGCCCGGTGCGCTCCTTCAGGCGCGGGAAATATTTGAACACCATGTCGATATCGGCGCCGACCTCATTGTCGCTGCGGGTAAAGGCGCCGAGCTTCAAATTCTCGATCGAGGTCATGTCGGATATGATGCGGCGGCCCTCCATCACCTGAAAGATGCCGCGGCGGACGATCTTGTCGGGATCGATGCCGTCGATGCGCTCGCCATCGAAGACGATCTCGCCGCGGATGACTTCGCCGTCCTCGGTCTTGAGAAGCCCTGAGATCGCCTTCAGCGTTGTCGACTTGCCGGCGCCGTTGGCGCCGAGCAGGGCGACAATCGCGCCCTTCGGCACGTCGAGGCTGAGGCCGCGCAGCACCAGGATGACCTTGTCGTAGACCACCTCGATGTTGCGGACGCTGAGGAGTGGGGCGGCAGCAGGCGTCGTGGCCGTCGGAGGGCGGTCGATTTCGGTTACTTCAGTCATGTTGACCTCTCGGTGTCGTCACCCGCGAAAGTGGGTGACCCGGTATTCCAGAGGCGTCTGCGATCGACCGAGACGCTGCGGCGTACTGGATCCCCCGCCCCAGTGCGCAATTGCGCACAAGGCGGGGGACGACAGTTGAGCGTTGAGGCGCCTGTAGGCACGCCTAACCTACCAGCCGAGCCACTCGGGCTTGCGCGGCAGGTCGATCGTCTTCACCTTCTCCATCTTGATGCCGCCGTTCTTGACGAGATCGTTGAGCGGGGCGTCGGTCGCGCCTGCGACCTTCATGCGATAGAGATCAACCTTGAGCGTGCCGCGGTGATCCGTCTCGGTGAAGGTCGAGGGATTGCAGATGCCTTCGCCGCCGGCGGGCACCCAATCCTTCTTCTGATAGAAGCCTTTCTTGACGTTCTCGCCGGTGGCGCCGCCGTTCTTGGCAGCCCATTCGACGGCTTCCTTCATGTAGAGCGCGGTGCAGACGCCGGCAATGTAATGCACCGGACGGTAGGCGGTACCGGCCGCATCCGACATCTTGGAGATTTCCATGAAGGTCTTCATGCCGGGAGCGCTGCCGCCCCACGCCACGGCGGTGCGCAGCGGGAACACCACGCCGTCGGCGGCGGCACCAGCAGCCTTGGCGGCGTTCTCGTCCATGCCCCAGACGTTGCCGAGGAACTGCACGTCGACGCCGGCGGCCTTGCAGGCGTTGAGCACGGAGATGTTCGAGCCGGCGGTGTTGCCGAGATAGGCGTAGTTCGCGCCCGAGCTCTTCAGGGTCAGGCACTGCGCGCTGTAATCGCCGGGCGTCAAGGCGAACACGATCGGCGGCAGCAGTTCGAAGCCGAGTTCGGCGGCAATGGCTTCACCGGCGGCCTTCGGCGCGTTCGGGTAGGGGTGGTTGGCGCCCATATGAACGAACTTCGGCTTGCCGGGCTTGCCCTTGGACTTCCAGTCCTCGGCGGCCCAGGTCAGCATGCCGCGAACCGCGTCCGAGTAGCTTGGACCGTAGAAGAAGTTGTAGGGGGCAGGCTTGGCCTTGCCGCCGGCGCCGGTCGGGTCGGAGAGCGCCGCGGCATAGGATGCCGAGATATCCGGGATCTTGTCCTGGGCCAGGAATCCCGTCAGCGCTTCGGTGTCGGCGGTGCCCCAGCCGAGAATGGCGGCGACCTTGTCGGAGCCGGACCACTTCTTGTACTGGGCGATCGCGCGCGGCACCTGGTAGCCGTAGTCGACGGTATCGAGGTTGACCTTGGCGCCGTTGATGCCGCCGCTCTTGTTGATCCACGCATAGGTGTCCGCGACACCCTGTCCGAACGGCGTTCCGACGTCCGAGGTGGGGCCCGAATAGTCGGTGAGATGCCCCAGCGCGACCTGGGCCTGCGACGTCGTTGCGGCGCTCGCCAGCAGGAGCGCCAGCGAGGCGGTGCTCAGTAGAGTCTTCATCGTCATGGACTAATCCTCCGGTTATTTCTCGAGGTCTTCTTGTTGTCCGTCCCGTTCCGACCTCAATGCGAGAACGGGTAGAGTTTCCAATATGCCTTGATCTGCCGCCAGCGATGCGCGAGTCCGTCCGGTTCGAACACCAGAAAGACGATGATGATGATTCCGATCGCCATCTCGCGCAGGAAAGCGATGTTGTTCTTCAATCCCAGGAACTGGTCGATCGGACTGCCGCGCAGTGCGACGCTGAGCCATTCCATCGATTCAGGCAGCAGCACCATGAAGGCGGTTCCCATCAGCGTGCCCATGATCGAGCCGAGCCCGCCGATGATGATCATCGCCAGGAAGATGATCGAGCGGTCGATGCCGAAGCCTTCGTTGGAGACCACTTGATTGTAATGCGCGTAGAGCGCGCCGCCGACGCCGGCAAAGAAGGCCGCAAGCCCGAACGACAGCGTCCGGTATTTGGTCAGGTTGATGCCCATGATCTCGGCGGACAGATAATGGTCGCGCACCGCGATCAATGCGCGTCCGTCGCGCGAGCGGATCAGGTTGGTGACCAGGAGATAGCAGACGACGACATAGGCCAGCACGACATAGAAATACTGTTTGTCGCCGCGCAGCGTGTAGCCGAAGATCGAGAACGGTTCGGCGCTGGCCGGAACGCTGCCGCCGGTGAACCATTCGGCGCGGGCAAAGAAGTCGAGCAGGATGTACTGCGCCGCCAGCGTCGCGATCGCGAGATAAAGCCCTTTCAGCCGCGCGGCGGGCAGGCCGAAGATCAGGCCGACTGCGGCCGTCACGACGCCTGCAAGCGGGATGCAGAAGAAGACGGGAATGCCGAACCGGTTCGAGAGATAGGCCGAGGTAAAGGCGCCGAAGCCGAAGAAGGCGGCGTGGCCGATCGAGATCTGGCCGGTGAAGCCGACGACGATGTTCAGCCCAAGGGCGGCGATGCCGAAGATGCCGATCTGGATCAGGAGACTGAGGATGTATTCGTTGACGACGTGTGGCGCAAAGCAGACCAGGACGATGCCCGCGATCATGGCGTTGCGGCTGGTCGCGGTCGGAAACACGGTGGTATCCGCCGCATAGCTGGTGCGGAAATCGCCGGCGGGAATGAGGGTCTGGCCTGCCATGATTGATTACACCCGCTCGATGTCTTTGGTGCCGAACAGGCCGTAGGGCTTGATCATCAGGATAATGATGAGCGCATAGAACGGCGCGATCTCGTAGAGATTGCCCCAGTGCAGATATTCGCTGTCGAGAAAATGCGCGAAGTTTTCCAGCAGCCCGATGATGATGCCGCCGAGCACGGCGCCGCCGACGCTGTCGAGGCCGCCCAAAATCGCCGCCGGAAACACCTTGACGCCATAGGCGGAAAGCCCGGCCGAGACGCCGTTGACGACGGCCACCACCACGCCGGCGACGGCGGAGACGGTCGCCGAGATCGCCCAGGCCATCGCAAATACGCTTTTCACGGAGATGCCGAGCGACTGTGCAACCTGCTGGTTGAACGCGGTGGCGCGCATGGCGAGACCGTATTTGGAAAGGCGGAAGAACCACGCCATACCGATCATCATCGCCACCGAGACCGCAAGACTCATCAGATAGACGGTCTGCACCTGCAGTCCGAGGATGTTGACGTTCTGGGTCTGGAAGATGCGCGGGAACGGCTGCAAATTGACGCCGAATATCCACTTCATCAGCGCGGCAAATACCGTCGACAGCGCGATCGTCACCATGATCACGGAAATGATCGGTTCCCCGATCATCGGGCGCAGGATGACGATCTGGATCGCGATGCCGAACAGGAACATGAAGACCAGCGTGATCGGCATGCCCAGATAGAACGGCACCTGATACTTGGTGAGCAGCCACCAGCACACCCAGGCGCCGACCAGCAGCAATTCGCCTTGCGCGAAGTTCACGACCTGCGTCGCCTTGTAGATCAGCACGAACGACATCGCGACCACGCCATAGAGCGTGCCGACCACGAGGCCGTTGACCAGGAGTTGGATCAGAAGCTGGGTGTTCATGCGAAGTCACCGGACGTACAAGCTGTCATCGCCGGGCTTGACCCGGCGATCCATTGCTTAAAAAAGCGCTTCTTCGAAAGATGATGGATGCGCGGGTCAAGCCCGCGCATGACGATCAATTTTGCGGCGCTGCTGGCAGACATCGCCATCATTCCGCGGCCTCCGCCATCGGCGCATCATGGCCGAGATCGACCACCCGGAGCGTGGTGCGGATGCGCTGGGTGGTGCCGTCCTGGAAGCGGATCACGGTGTCGACGGGAATGTCGCTCTTGCCGCCGTAGATCGCGTCGATGATGTCGGCGTATTTCTCGTTGATGACGCTGCGGCGGACCTTTCGGGTGCGGGTCAGCTCGCCGTCGTCGGCGTCGAGTTCCTTGTAGAGCAGCAGGAAGCGCGAGATGCGTTGTGCCGGCGGCAGCGTGGCGTTGACGCCCTCGACCTCCTTGCGCAACAGCGCGTAGACCTCGGGGCGCGAGGAGAGGTCGGTATAGGTCGTGAACGAGATGCGGTTCTTCTCCGCCCATTTCGAGATGATCGAGTAACGGATGCAGATCATTGCCGCCAGCGTATCGCGGCCGGCGCCGAGCACGACCGTCTCGGCGATGTAGGGCGAGAACTTCAGCTTGTTCTCCAGATATTGCGGCGAGAAGCGCTCGCCGCGCGAGGTCTCGGCGAGATCCTTGATGCGGTCGATGACGACGAGCTGCTTGTCGTTGTTGAAATAGCCGGCGTCGCCGGAATGCATCCAGCCGTCTTTCATGTCGGCGGCCGAGGCTTCCGGATTCTTGTAGTAGCCGAGGAACATGTTGGGATGCCGCACGACGATTTCGCCGACGCCGTTGATGTCGGGGTTGTCGACGCGGAGCTCGATGTCGTCGGCCATCGGCACGCCCGTCGTATCCGGATCGACCTTGCCAAAGGGATGAAGTGTGTAGGCCCCCAACATTTCGGTCTGGCCGTAGAGCGTGCGCAACGGCACGCCCATCGCCTGGAAGAATTTGAAAGTATCCGGCCCGAGCGCGGCGCCGCCCGTCGCGGCCGAACGCAGCCGCGTGAAGCCGAGGCGGTCGCGCAGCGCGCGGAACAGCAACTGGTCGGCCAACATCGATCGCTTGCCCTGGGCCAGCGCCGAAAGCCCCGTCTTCATGCCGACGTCGAATAGCTTCTGTTTCAGCGGCGACGAGTCCATCACGCCGGCGCGCACGTCGGCGGCGATCGATTCCCAGAGCCGCGGCGCGAACAGCACGAAGGTCGGCGCGATCTCGCGGAAATCGTGCATCATGGTCTCGGGCTCTTCGACGAAGTTGACCTTCATCCGGCAGAGCAGCCCTTTGCCGAGCGCGTAGACCTGTTCCATGATCCACGGCAGCGGCAGCACCGAGACATATTCGTCGTCCGGCCCCTTCGGATCGAACGCCAGATAGGTCGCGCAATGTCGCAGCACGCGTCCAGCCGCCAGCATCGCCAGCTTGGGATTCGCCGTCGTGCCCGAAGTGGTGCAGAGGATGGCGACGTCCTCGCCCTGGGTCGCATCGACGAGGCGGTCATAGAGACCGGGCTCGCGCGCGGCGCGGTCGCGCCCCATCGTGGCGAGTTTCTCGGCTTCCATCAGGCGCGGATCGTCATATTTCCGCATGCCGCGCGGATCGGAATAGATGATGTGCTTGAGGTTGGGGGCACGGTCGGCGAGCGCGAGCAGCTTGTCGACCTGCTCCTCGTCTTCGGCGAACACCAGTTTCGCGTCGCCATAGCTGAGCAAATACGCTGCTTCCTCGTCCAGCACGTCGCGATAAAGGCCGAGGCTCATGGCGCCGATGGCATGCGTTGCGATTTCCGCCGCCACCCAGTCCGGGCGGTTGTCGCCGATGATGCCGATAACGTCGCCGTTCCCAAGACCCAGTTCGATCATGCCGAGCGCGAAATCATGCACACGCGTCTGGTAGTCGTTCCAGGTGAAGACGCGCC
This window harbors:
- a CDS encoding ABC transporter substrate-binding protein, whose translation is MTMKTLLSTASLALLLASAATTSQAQVALGHLTDYSGPTSDVGTPFGQGVADTYAWINKSGGINGAKVNLDTVDYGYQVPRAIAQYKKWSGSDKVAAILGWGTADTEALTGFLAQDKIPDISASYAAALSDPTGAGGKAKPAPYNFFYGPSYSDAVRGMLTWAAEDWKSKGKPGKPKFVHMGANHPYPNAPKAAGEAIAAELGFELLPPIVFALTPGDYSAQCLTLKSSGANYAYLGNTAGSNISVLNACKAAGVDVQFLGNVWGMDENAAKAAGAAADGVVFPLRTAVAWGGSAPGMKTFMEISKMSDAAGTAYRPVHYIAGVCTALYMKEAVEWAAKNGGATGENVKKGFYQKKDWVPAGGEGICNPSTFTETDHRGTLKVDLYRMKVAGATDAPLNDLVKNGGIKMEKVKTIDLPRKPEWLGW
- a CDS encoding AGE family epimerase/isomerase, which produces MAERDTAAAADMLDSADIVARLKLRMIDHCLPLWSIEGWDDVAGGFIDRLDVEGRADASAPRRVFVQARQIYCYAKAAQMGWYPDGRAIALKGLEHLLAKAKAPDGRPGFVHTLTPDGAVLDPLRDSYDHAFVLLALATVHGLDRDAQVRAEIDTLCHFVETQLRSPHGGVHEGLPVSLPRRQNPHMHLFEAMIAAFDATHDIVFQNRAGNFFSLFLANLYDKQRQVLGEYFEEDFSKIEPVSVEPGHQAEWAWLLKGFERITGCPTGRYRGELLASALRYRDEATGCLIDEGDAGGNIRRHTRRLWPQTEIAKAWIAQAEAGEAGAADEARAALVRLERHYLSHPVAGGWYDQFDRAGNSLVATIPASSFYHVLCAVAEAEQVIG
- a CDS encoding branched-chain amino acid ABC transporter permease, yielding MAGQTLIPAGDFRTSYAADTTVFPTATSRNAMIAGIVLVCFAPHVVNEYILSLLIQIGIFGIAALGLNIVVGFTGQISIGHAAFFGFGAFTSAYLSNRFGIPVFFCIPLAGVVTAAVGLIFGLPAARLKGLYLAIATLAAQYILLDFFARAEWFTGGSVPASAEPFSIFGYTLRGDKQYFYVVLAYVVVCYLLVTNLIRSRDGRALIAVRDHYLSAEIMGINLTKYRTLSFGLAAFFAGVGGALYAHYNQVVSNEGFGIDRSIIFLAMIIIGGLGSIMGTLMGTAFMVLLPESMEWLSVALRGSPIDQFLGLKNNIAFLREMAIGIIIIVFLVFEPDGLAHRWRQIKAYWKLYPFSH
- a CDS encoding branched-chain amino acid ABC transporter permease: MNTQLLIQLLVNGLVVGTLYGVVAMSFVLIYKATQVVNFAQGELLLVGAWVCWWLLTKYQVPFYLGMPITLVFMFLFGIAIQIVILRPMIGEPIISVIMVTIALSTVFAALMKWIFGVNLQPFPRIFQTQNVNILGLQVQTVYLMSLAVSVAMMIGMAWFFRLSKYGLAMRATAFNQQVAQSLGISVKSVFAMAWAISATVSAVAGVVVAVVNGVSAGLSAYGVKVFPAAILGGLDSVGGAVLGGIIIGLLENFAHFLDSEYLHWGNLYEIAPFYALIIILMIKPYGLFGTKDIERV
- a CDS encoding long-chain fatty acid--CoA ligase; the encoded protein is MMDYAGRAAQADTFPKLLRLNAKEHGREIALREKDLGLWRVFTWNDYQTRVHDFALGMIELGLGNGDVIGIIGDNRPDWVAAEIATHAIGAMSLGLYRDVLDEEAAYLLSYGDAKLVFAEDEEQVDKLLALADRAPNLKHIIYSDPRGMRKYDDPRLMEAEKLATMGRDRAAREPGLYDRLVDATQGEDVAILCTTSGTTANPKLAMLAAGRVLRHCATYLAFDPKGPDDEYVSVLPLPWIMEQVYALGKGLLCRMKVNFVEEPETMMHDFREIAPTFVLFAPRLWESIAADVRAGVMDSSPLKQKLFDVGMKTGLSALAQGKRSMLADQLLFRALRDRLGFTRLRSAATGGAALGPDTFKFFQAMGVPLRTLYGQTEMLGAYTLHPFGKVDPDTTGVPMADDIELRVDNPDINGVGEIVVRHPNMFLGYYKNPEASAADMKDGWMHSGDAGYFNNDKQLVVIDRIKDLAETSRGERFSPQYLENKLKFSPYIAETVVLGAGRDTLAAMICIRYSIISKWAEKNRISFTTYTDLSSRPEVYALLRKEVEGVNATLPPAQRISRFLLLYKELDADDGELTRTRKVRRSVINEKYADIIDAIYGGKSDIPVDTVIRFQDGTTQRIRTTLRVVDLGHDAPMAEAAE
- a CDS encoding ABC transporter ATP-binding protein — protein: MTEVTEIDRPPTATTPAAAPLLSVRNIEVVYDKVILVLRGLSLDVPKGAIVALLGANGAGKSTTLKAISGLLKTEDGEVIRGEIVFDGERIDGIDPDKIVRRGIFQVMEGRRIISDMTSIENLKLGAFTRSDNEVGADIDMVFKYFPRLKERTGLAGYLSGGEQQMLAIGRALMARPKMILMDEPSMGLSPLLVKEVFGIIKAINRDLGVTILLVEQNARAALSVASHGYIMEQGKVVLDGTADELRDNEDVKEFYLGGAGDQRKSFKNLKSFKRRKRWL
- a CDS encoding phenylacetate--CoA ligase family protein, coding for MTDHYDALETREPAKREAELFSRLPDILRKALAAPAYAGRLKGIDPAGVTSRAALAELPVLRKSELPALHKAAPPFGGFVAGPLGSFGRLFTSPGPIFEPEPVHADPWRGARALFAAGFRPGDVVLNTFSYHLTPGGFIFDASARALGCAVIPAGPGNTEQQFELIEAYRPVGYSGTPDFLKILLDAAASAGRDVSSIKRALVSGAAFPKSLQDEVKSRGIDAYQAFGTADLGLVAFETPAREGMVVNEDLIMEIVRPGTGDPVAPGDVGEIVVTSLDPQHPWIRLALGDLTAALPGASPCGRTNMRIKGWMGRADQTTKVKGMFVRPEQIAEIGKRHPELGRLRLVVTRSGESDLMTLKAETAAAGAMLQSELAATLRAVTKLGGNVELVAAGSLPNDGKVIADER
- a CDS encoding DegT/DnrJ/EryC1/StrS family aminotransferase, which codes for MPVPFADLQLQYQTIKSEIDGAIASVIRDNAFIRGSYVDAFEREFAAAVDVKHCVSCANGTDALYLAMAALKVKPGDEVITTAHSWISTSAMITHAGATVVFCDTDGATFTIDPAAIEAAITPRTVGIIPVHLYGQPADMDAIMAIARKHKLWVIEDCAQAHLARYKGQQVGTFGAAATYSFYPGKNLGAMGDAGAVVTSNDALAEHMTMLARHGGLVKHQHHIEGINSRLDGMQAAILSAKLPHLAQWTKARQDAAKIYDAGLNQIEDVVVPEVAPDRTHVYHLYTIRHPRRDALVAHLNANGVQTAINYPTGLPFLAAYARFGHRPEQFPNAFGDQGRILSLPMFAEISREQQDEVIDLVRRF
- a CDS encoding RDD family protein, which translates into the protein MIDFERGRFWPRALALLIDFVVAAAILQLIAFVLFPLTGGRAQFVSGVAPSCSAVNAIPKGPSLPADYAVGWITDCRYGFFGMTSARILTVTRIPQNEATASARTNIVRLLDAEGKPFNAPTLDSLVLPFLFALRFWFDRGRGTLGRRICRVRLSGVIEAQSPLPIGAAARRYAAQALPLVPLVIWSLLQRVMTGEQAVASLSGSALLAMPGASLLMAVPIAVYAIVCRRDAWYDRWAMTRVLRLDKDRTLIPSPASALPAVRAEAALTHPPALPEPRTGNYFVRHWRGELSLPVSYWANGVVLSAVIGMASGALVVAFTIYGEEQPVPWLIALQTSCLVISLLAIWQVVGVWRAATRYKRSGRSFWGGAAKAAVALAALQLAYGWVFVVGPQIVDTYEMATGDVAFGPHEFNLLADGRMLEFYGGITFGLAKEFESLLDENKGVTTVRLASVGGRIREAQRMSDIVKRRGLATYVVEECLSACTVVFLGGKERFLLDGASLGFHQPSFRGMTASDRKIAIAEEEARLRTFGLSRSFVERVNSASPDDMWYPEQDELVREKVVTWIVPTQPSNSTASTSSVADTVPVAPRAPSVFPTPGAALSGSGAGPAVIPVELIKRLAPPMTAPKATPEPKAETATAGESK